In the genome of Carnobacterium viridans, one region contains:
- a CDS encoding nucleotidyltransferase family protein, with product MTTYEKQLLEMIKHDSYLLSILRAVQELNLTDCWVCAGLIRNKVWDKLHNTTTPVTDIDVIYFDPSDLSWEIEKELEKT from the coding sequence GTGACTACTTATGAAAAACAATTATTAGAAATGATTAAACACGATAGTTACCTCTTATCCATTTTAAGAGCGGTTCAGGAATTAAATCTAACCGATTGTTGGGTATGTGCAGGTCTCATACGGAACAAAGTTTGGGATAAATTACATAATACTACAACTCCTGTAACTGATATTGACGTCATTTACTTTGATCCTTCAGACCTATCATGGGAAATAGAAAAAGAACTAGAAAAAACTTAG
- a CDS encoding helix-turn-helix domain-containing protein translates to MKRESTADYDIKMENVRYSAPQRYYGTRILFVIKGSATISFGGRNFEMEENDILIVNRTNNYSVMGSEDNCIISLSISSHFFVTHYKEYFHYNFFCFSKELDPGREGMIAQLRRWLSEIMIADSRKDESNTLEIRSNLYQIMLLMTRFFKKEAPHWKGVDTSDERIARIIQLIEQRYAEPLTLSELAEHENLSSSYLSRYFKQMTGMGFLNYLNQVRLKHSLDDLLYTSDNLFQIAMKNGFSTAKNYTVVFKTIYNQTPAQYRKEHQHEQLEQHEALINTVEAHTVLDSPAILDRLASYLDEGIDQSYTIDEEHLEERRIVLNSEGEQELKHEKHIIFIGELKELLNENVKRQLILIKKQMRVDFVGIQKLFEETIPLTETDLSEGANNSTIYANSDIVLQFLKEQGIHLFLKLEYKQISQNEEYYFKKIDQFIQHALQGFGRDFVEKWQILFYSKEDSSIESTELERVYLKVWQVIKNKSSKMKVGAFFPFDEQKEELPENQQWQIEHANKIEFIGYEADQNDVINFHDINVEEFSKSHRYIIDKTKKIKSFMQQKQIDRPMFLTNWNMLSGNTRYINGNFFRGALILKKVLELENDVAGIGFWINSEIHERLQDCSNNLIDSLDLFHFFNEKRPTFYTMRFKERLRGMVTARGSDYLMTENEDGYQLIIFNERQFSPRYSIDELFVKNRSKELHIHLKGIKPGNYQIRTFKFDRDNGGLYSKWWNLNSKYGIDHEMMDHIVQSLSPALDIKDEYLNEEWSFYSLLTTNAIHFIEFRKAIE, encoded by the coding sequence ATGAAAAGAGAAAGTACAGCAGACTATGACATAAAAATGGAAAATGTCCGTTATTCTGCTCCTCAACGGTATTATGGAACAAGAATCTTATTTGTTATTAAAGGATCTGCAACCATTTCATTTGGAGGACGTAATTTTGAAATGGAAGAAAATGATATTTTAATTGTTAATCGTACCAATAACTATTCCGTAATGGGAAGTGAAGATAATTGCATTATTTCACTAAGCATTTCTAGTCATTTTTTTGTGACTCATTATAAGGAATACTTTCATTACAATTTTTTCTGTTTTTCAAAGGAATTAGATCCTGGCAGAGAAGGAATGATTGCTCAATTAAGACGATGGTTATCTGAAATCATGATTGCAGATTCTAGAAAAGATGAGAGCAATACGCTAGAAATTCGAAGCAACTTGTATCAGATTATGTTACTGATGACTCGCTTTTTTAAAAAAGAAGCTCCACATTGGAAAGGTGTAGATACAAGTGATGAACGGATCGCACGAATTATTCAATTAATTGAACAGAGGTATGCAGAACCGTTGACGCTTTCTGAGTTAGCAGAACATGAAAATCTATCTTCTTCTTATCTATCTCGTTATTTTAAGCAAATGACAGGTATGGGATTTTTAAATTACCTAAATCAAGTTCGTCTAAAACATAGCCTAGACGACTTATTGTATACTTCGGATAATTTATTTCAAATAGCGATGAAAAATGGTTTCTCGACTGCAAAAAACTACACAGTTGTTTTTAAAACGATTTATAATCAAACACCTGCTCAATATAGAAAAGAACACCAACATGAACAATTAGAACAGCATGAAGCGTTGATTAATACAGTTGAAGCTCACACCGTTCTTGATTCTCCCGCTATTTTAGATAGACTGGCTAGTTATTTAGATGAAGGAATAGATCAAAGTTATACGATAGATGAAGAACACCTTGAAGAACGTAGAATTGTTCTAAATAGTGAAGGTGAGCAAGAGTTAAAACATGAAAAGCACATCATATTTATTGGTGAATTAAAGGAACTACTAAATGAAAATGTTAAAAGACAGTTGATTTTAATAAAAAAACAAATGCGTGTAGACTTTGTAGGAATCCAAAAACTCTTTGAAGAGACCATACCCTTAACTGAAACGGATCTATCTGAAGGGGCAAATAATTCAACTATATATGCGAATTCTGATATTGTCCTACAGTTTTTAAAAGAACAAGGAATCCATTTATTCTTAAAATTAGAGTATAAGCAAATTAGTCAGAACGAAGAGTATTACTTTAAAAAGATTGATCAATTCATTCAGCATGCTTTGCAAGGTTTTGGGCGTGATTTTGTAGAAAAATGGCAAATTCTATTTTATAGTAAAGAAGATTCATCAATAGAATCAACGGAGTTAGAACGCGTTTATTTAAAAGTTTGGCAAGTGATCAAAAATAAATCTAGCAAAATGAAAGTGGGAGCATTTTTCCCATTTGATGAACAAAAAGAAGAGCTTCCAGAAAATCAACAATGGCAAATCGAGCATGCAAATAAAATTGAATTTATCGGTTATGAAGCAGATCAAAACGACGTTATTAATTTTCATGATATTAATGTAGAAGAGTTTTCTAAGAGTCATCGTTACATTATCGATAAAACGAAAAAAATTAAATCATTTATGCAGCAAAAGCAAATCGATCGACCAATGTTTTTGACTAACTGGAACATGTTATCTGGAAATACTCGATATATCAATGGGAATTTCTTTAGAGGAGCGCTAATTTTAAAAAAGGTTTTAGAATTAGAAAATGACGTAGCAGGAATCGGTTTCTGGATCAATAGTGAAATTCATGAGCGATTACAAGATTGTTCTAATAATCTAATCGATAGTTTAGATTTGTTTCATTTCTTTAATGAAAAAAGACCGACCTTTTATACTATGCGTTTTAAAGAAAGATTAAGAGGAATGGTCACTGCACGGGGATCAGACTATCTAATGACTGAAAATGAAGACGGCTATCAACTGATTATTTTCAATGAGCGACAATTTAGTCCCCGTTACTCAATTGATGAACTATTTGTAAAAAATCGAAGCAAAGAATTACACATTCATCTCAAAGGGATTAAGCCAGGTAATTATCAAATCCGTACGTTTAAATTCGATCGAGATAACGGAGGTTTATACTCTAAGTGGTGGAATCTGAATAGTAAGTACGGTATTGATCATGAAATGATGGATCATATTGTTCAATCTCTTAGTCCAGCACTGGATATCAAAGATGAATATTTAAATGAAGAATGGTCTTTTTATTCTTTACTAACAACTAACGCGATTCACTTTATTGAGTTCCGTAAGGCCATTGAATAA
- a CDS encoding nucleotidyltransferase family protein: MKNQARMHSKSGFDPFTSSYDGVAHFPETPTALAVRCHHDKLEIMAPYGLNDLFEMKVEPTPFYQQGSKFHSIYIDRIQTKKWKDFWENLSIEL; this comes from the coding sequence GTGAAAAATCAAGCTCGTATGCATTCGAAAAGTGGATTTGATCCTTTTACTTCATCTTATGATGGTGTTGCTCATTTTCCAGAGACTCCAACTGCACTAGCGGTAAGATGTCACCATGATAAGCTTGAAATCATGGCTCCCTATGGACTAAACGATTTATTTGAAATGAAGGTAGAACCCACACCCTTTTACCAACAAGGTAGCAAATTTCATTCAATCTATATTGATCGTATTCAAACTAAAAAATGGAAAGATTTCTGGGAAAATTTATCGATCGAACTTTAA
- a CDS encoding zinc-dependent alcohol dehydrogenase, giving the protein MRAVTWQGNEKMEVRNVPDPTIQEPTDMIVRITATAICGSDLHLYHNGKPVMEEDYVVGHEPMGIVEEVGPGVKKVKKGDRVVIPFNIGCGECHFCTHEMESQCDNSNPNPAFDNGGLFGFGKMHGNYPGGQAEFLRVPFADFTSFIVPENDLPDEKVLFLSDIVPTAYWSVESSGVKEGDTVIILGSGPVGLFAQKFAKMKGAKRVIAVDNVKHRLDHAQKTNNVETVNFKDVTEVGKFLYDTTNGGADVVIDCVGMDGVTPTREKAKTLLSVQSGTISPLVTASESVKKFGTVQVTGVYMTPSASFPINDFFNRNVILKTGQAPVIHLMPKLYDMIEKNVFDPTDIITHTMPLEQAAQAYDIFDKKADQNIKVILKPGMV; this is encoded by the coding sequence ATGCGTGCAGTAACATGGCAAGGAAATGAAAAAATGGAAGTTCGAAATGTTCCAGATCCAACGATTCAAGAACCTACTGATATGATTGTCCGCATTACAGCAACGGCTATTTGCGGTTCTGATTTACATTTGTATCATAATGGAAAACCGGTAATGGAAGAAGATTATGTAGTAGGTCACGAACCAATGGGAATTGTTGAAGAAGTCGGTCCTGGCGTTAAAAAAGTAAAAAAAGGCGATCGTGTGGTTATTCCATTTAACATCGGATGTGGCGAATGTCATTTCTGTACACACGAAATGGAAAGTCAATGTGACAACTCCAATCCAAATCCTGCTTTTGATAATGGTGGGCTATTTGGTTTTGGTAAAATGCACGGCAACTATCCAGGAGGCCAGGCAGAGTTCTTACGTGTACCTTTTGCTGATTTCACCTCTTTTATTGTTCCAGAAAATGATTTACCAGATGAAAAAGTACTTTTCTTATCCGATATTGTTCCTACTGCTTACTGGAGTGTAGAAAGTAGCGGTGTTAAAGAAGGCGATACCGTTATCATTCTTGGCTCTGGTCCAGTTGGGCTTTTTGCTCAAAAATTTGCTAAAATGAAAGGTGCTAAACGAGTTATTGCAGTTGATAATGTAAAACACCGTTTAGATCATGCTCAAAAAACCAATAATGTTGAAACCGTTAATTTTAAAGACGTTACTGAAGTTGGAAAATTTCTTTATGACACCACTAATGGTGGAGCAGATGTCGTTATTGATTGCGTAGGGATGGACGGAGTGACTCCTACCAGAGAAAAAGCTAAGACTCTTTTAAGCGTACAAAGTGGAACAATTAGTCCGCTTGTTACAGCTTCAGAAAGTGTTAAGAAGTTTGGTACGGTTCAAGTTACTGGAGTGTATATGACTCCTTCTGCTAGTTTCCCAATAAATGATTTCTTTAACCGAAATGTTATTCTAAAAACAGGGCAAGCGCCTGTTATTCACCTTATGCCAAAATTGTATGACATGATTGAGAAAAACGTTTTTGATCCGACAGACATCATTACACACACGATGCCGTTGGAGCAAGCTGCACAAGCTTATGACATTTTTGATAAAAAAGCAGATCAAAATATAAAAGTCATCCTAAAACCAGGAATGGTTTAG
- the tyrS gene encoding tyrosine--tRNA ligase: MNIIDELEWRDAINQQTDEAGLKKLIDQKKVGLYCGVDPTGDSMHIGHLIPFMILKRFQLAGHRPVIVIGGATGSIGDPSGKSEERVLQTSEQVQHNVDKLTRQMEKLFDAGKNEKSIRMVNNLDWTKEISLLDFLRNIGKSFNVNTMLSKDIVASRLETGISFTEFTYQILQSIDFLHLYQHEDVQLQIGGADQWGNITAGLEYIRKQEGSEAEAYGLTIPLMLKADGTKFGKTAGGAIWLDPEKTTPYEFYQFWLNQDDRDVVKYLKYFTFLTKEKIEVLGEKIATEPHKREAQKTLASEMTLFVHGEQALKDAEKITAALFSGDVKSLTADQIEEGFKNMPTFESSKEERNIVEWLVDVVGIEPSRRQAREDIKNGALSMNGEKITDVESIVTPENSFDERFILIRKGKKKYFLIKLV, encoded by the coding sequence ATGAACATTATTGATGAACTAGAATGGCGCGATGCCATTAATCAACAAACAGATGAAGCAGGTTTAAAAAAATTAATTGATCAAAAAAAGGTAGGATTATACTGTGGGGTTGACCCAACTGGTGATAGCATGCATATTGGTCACTTGATTCCATTTATGATCTTGAAAAGATTTCAATTAGCCGGTCACCGTCCCGTCATCGTTATTGGTGGAGCAACTGGTTCAATCGGCGATCCAAGTGGAAAATCTGAAGAACGTGTTTTACAGACTAGCGAACAAGTTCAACATAATGTCGATAAATTAACTCGTCAAATGGAAAAACTATTTGATGCAGGCAAAAATGAAAAATCTATTCGTATGGTTAACAATTTGGATTGGACAAAAGAGATCTCTTTACTCGATTTCTTACGCAATATTGGGAAAAGTTTCAACGTCAACACGATGTTGTCTAAAGACATCGTTGCTAGTCGTTTGGAAACCGGTATTTCATTTACTGAATTTACTTATCAAATTCTGCAATCAATCGATTTCTTACACTTGTACCAACATGAAGATGTTCAATTACAAATTGGTGGCGCAGACCAATGGGGAAATATTACGGCTGGTTTAGAATACATTCGTAAACAAGAAGGTTCTGAGGCTGAAGCCTATGGATTGACTATTCCATTAATGTTAAAAGCGGACGGAACTAAATTTGGAAAAACTGCTGGTGGGGCTATTTGGTTAGATCCAGAAAAAACCACTCCTTATGAATTTTACCAATTCTGGTTAAATCAAGATGACCGTGATGTGGTTAAATACTTGAAGTATTTTACTTTTTTAACTAAAGAAAAAATTGAAGTTTTAGGTGAAAAAATAGCAACTGAACCGCACAAACGGGAAGCACAAAAAACGTTAGCCAGCGAAATGACTCTATTTGTCCATGGCGAGCAAGCTTTAAAAGATGCTGAAAAGATTACTGCAGCTCTTTTTTCCGGTGATGTAAAAAGCTTAACGGCTGACCAAATCGAAGAAGGATTTAAAAACATGCCTACTTTCGAATCTTCAAAAGAAGAACGAAATATTGTTGAATGGTTAGTTGATGTAGTTGGTATTGAACCTTCTAGACGCCAAGCTCGCGAAGACATCAAAAATGGTGCTCTATCCATGAACGGCGAAAAAATTACAGACGTTGAATCTATTGTGACACCTGAAAACTCATTTGATGAACGCTTTATCCTGATTCGTAAAGGAAAGAAAAAATATTTCTTAATTAAATTAGTTTAA
- a CDS encoding SDR family oxidoreductase, with the protein MKVLVVGANGQIGKMIVDKLQDSDKHSVRAMVRKPEQANALDMKDVEACLTDLEGPIEAIQKALEGMDAVVFSAGSGGKTGYDKTMSIDLDGAVKVMDAAKEVGIDRFIMVSAMNSDDRAAWDNEEMKPYNIAKYYADRCLKQSGLTYTILRPGLLKNDPATGKIEVAENLPGGAISREDVAEVVVASLDNESTFNKAFDLLNGDSPIDEALKNL; encoded by the coding sequence ATGAAAGTATTAGTAGTAGGTGCAAATGGACAAATTGGTAAAATGATCGTAGATAAATTACAGGATAGTGACAAGCATTCAGTACGAGCAATGGTCCGAAAACCAGAACAAGCTAATGCATTAGACATGAAAGATGTTGAAGCGTGTTTAACGGATTTAGAAGGACCAATTGAAGCGATTCAAAAAGCTCTTGAAGGTATGGATGCGGTGGTTTTCTCTGCTGGTTCAGGTGGGAAAACGGGATACGACAAAACGATGTCCATTGATTTAGATGGAGCTGTGAAAGTTATGGATGCAGCAAAAGAAGTTGGTATCGATCGTTTTATTATGGTCAGTGCAATGAACTCAGATGATCGTGCAGCTTGGGATAATGAAGAAATGAAGCCTTACAATATTGCTAAGTATTATGCCGATCGCTGCTTGAAACAAAGTGGATTGACTTACACAATTTTACGTCCAGGTTTGTTAAAAAATGATCCAGCTACAGGGAAAATCGAAGTAGCGGAGAACTTGCCAGGTGGCGCCATCTCTCGTGAAGACGTGGCAGAAGTGGTAGTTGCAAGTTTAGATAATGAATCAACTTTTAATAAAGCCTTTGATCTTTTAAATGGTGATTCGCCAATCGATGAAGCATTAAAAAATCTATAA
- the yidD gene encoding membrane protein insertion efficiency factor YidD — protein MKKIIIASIKGYQKGISPLFQPSCRYYPTCSQYAIEAIEKHGAIKGTVMGTARILRCHPFIKGGYDPVPKKFTLRKNREIKTIKN, from the coding sequence ATGAAAAAAATAATTATTGCTAGCATTAAAGGCTATCAAAAAGGCATTTCTCCTTTATTTCAACCAAGTTGCCGCTATTATCCAACCTGCTCGCAGTATGCAATCGAAGCGATTGAGAAACACGGTGCAATCAAAGGTACAGTAATGGGAACAGCTCGCATTTTAAGGTGTCACCCTTTTATTAAAGGCGGATATGATCCGGTCCCGAAAAAATTCACGTTAAGAAAAAATAGAGAAATTAAAACGATAAAAAATTAA
- a CDS encoding beta-glucoside-specific PTS transporter subunit IIABC — MDYKKTAQQVLRYVGGKENVSELTHCFTRLRFILKNSELPQKDKLLKVEGVISVVESNGQYQVVLGNKVEQVYEQLETMLSDVPESKKETPHISLGSKLLNTITAIFTPTIPAIAASGMLKGILAVASIVATTFYQLDIKENDTYVILNAASDALFYFMPIILGYAAAKVFKTNEYIAMIIGATLCYPTIVALMTGETAVSLFGLGITKANYVSSVIPIIIAVFILSYVQRFLEKVIPEVLKIIMVPTLSLLVMIPTTLLVFGPIGIYIGQFINWIYYYIMNFSPILLGAFIGGIWCILVIFGAHRAIIPIGINDVAQTGRQNLLAFAGAANFSQAGAALGVFLKTKNKSLKTVAASATVTALFGITEPAIYGVNLRLKKPMIYAVISGAAGGALMGWGGSYGIAFANQGVLTIPVYADAGTKAFLSYLIGCSIAFFGACALTMILGFKDLPSEDQEVVKNDSDELSISDYDIKVLSPIKGQVIPLSEVEDEVCSSGALGKGIAIYPEIGEVRAPMDCTVSALYPTLHAIKLVLDNGIEMLIHIGIDTVELKGTHFESFVSVDDHVEKGSKIVSFDRDAIVAAGYDITTSLIITNSPQYRAIDSSNQPQVTNEDNLLFIKL, encoded by the coding sequence TTGGATTATAAAAAGACTGCTCAGCAAGTTCTAAGGTACGTTGGAGGGAAGGAAAACGTTTCTGAGTTAACACATTGTTTCACCCGGTTGCGGTTTATATTGAAGAACTCTGAGTTGCCTCAAAAAGATAAGCTCCTCAAAGTAGAAGGCGTGATTTCGGTTGTAGAAAGTAACGGTCAGTACCAAGTTGTTTTGGGAAATAAGGTAGAACAAGTTTATGAACAATTAGAAACGATGTTAAGTGATGTGCCAGAGTCAAAAAAAGAAACCCCCCATATTTCTCTAGGTAGTAAACTGTTAAACACGATTACAGCTATTTTTACACCAACGATTCCAGCAATTGCTGCATCGGGTATGTTAAAAGGGATTTTAGCAGTTGCATCAATTGTAGCAACTACGTTTTATCAACTAGATATCAAAGAAAATGATACTTATGTTATATTAAATGCTGCTTCAGATGCACTTTTCTATTTCATGCCGATTATTTTAGGCTATGCGGCAGCTAAAGTGTTCAAAACGAATGAATATATCGCTATGATTATCGGTGCTACGCTTTGTTATCCTACAATTGTTGCTTTAATGACAGGGGAGACAGCAGTGTCCTTGTTTGGTTTAGGTATTACGAAAGCTAACTATGTCTCATCCGTTATTCCTATTATTATTGCTGTTTTTATACTATCTTATGTGCAACGTTTCTTAGAAAAAGTCATTCCAGAAGTCTTGAAAATAATTATGGTTCCTACATTATCTTTACTAGTTATGATTCCGACGACTTTGTTGGTATTCGGACCAATTGGAATCTATATCGGACAATTTATAAATTGGATTTATTATTATATTATGAATTTTAGCCCAATTTTATTAGGAGCATTTATTGGAGGCATTTGGTGTATATTGGTCATCTTCGGTGCTCATCGTGCTATTATCCCTATTGGAATAAATGATGTGGCACAAACAGGAAGACAAAACTTACTGGCATTTGCCGGTGCAGCCAACTTCTCTCAAGCTGGTGCGGCTTTAGGCGTTTTCTTGAAAACCAAAAATAAAAGCTTAAAAACAGTTGCAGCATCTGCTACTGTGACGGCTCTATTCGGTATCACGGAACCTGCTATTTATGGAGTGAATTTGCGTTTGAAAAAGCCAATGATCTATGCTGTTATCAGCGGTGCTGCAGGAGGAGCCTTGATGGGTTGGGGTGGTTCTTACGGGATAGCTTTTGCTAATCAAGGTGTATTAACGATACCGGTTTATGCAGATGCGGGTACAAAAGCTTTTCTAAGCTATCTTATTGGTTGTAGCATAGCATTTTTTGGTGCCTGTGCACTGACAATGATTTTAGGGTTTAAAGATTTGCCAAGCGAAGATCAAGAAGTTGTAAAAAATGATTCAGATGAACTGTCCATCTCAGATTATGACATAAAAGTTTTATCTCCTATAAAAGGACAAGTCATTCCGTTGTCAGAAGTAGAGGACGAAGTTTGTTCTTCGGGAGCATTGGGTAAAGGAATTGCAATTTATCCGGAAATAGGAGAAGTTCGTGCACCAATGGATTGTACAGTGTCGGCTCTATACCCAACGTTACATGCTATTAAATTAGTGTTAGATAATGGTATTGAAATGTTGATTCACATAGGAATCGATACGGTAGAATTAAAAGGAACACATTTTGAAAGTTTTGTATCTGTTGATGACCATGTTGAGAAAGGAAGTAAGATAGTTTCCTTTGATAGGGATGCTATTGTAGCTGCAGGTTACGATATAACAACTTCTTTGATTATTACGAATTCACCACAGTATCGAGCAATAGATTCAAGCAACCAACCTCAAGTCACGAATGAAGATAATTTATTATTTATTAAGCTATAG
- the guaC gene encoding GMP reductase, with protein sequence MKVFDYEDVQLIPNKSIVSSRSECDTTIEFGGRTFNLPVVPANMQTVIDETLAIWLAENNFFYVMHRFDEEDRIPFIQRMNEKGLYSSISVGVKAAEYTFIETLAKENLVPEYITIDIAHGHSDLVINMIHHIKKYLPGTFLIAGNVGTPEAVRELENAGADATKVGIGPGKVCITKLKTGFGTGGWQLAALRLCAKAARKPLIADGGVRDHGDIAKSIRFGASMVMMGSLFSGHDQSPGETIEKDGKMYKEYFGSASEYQKGEHKNVEGKKILVEYKGDIAETLLEMKQDLQSSISYAGGNDVESIRKVDYVIVKNSIFNGDR encoded by the coding sequence ATGAAAGTATTTGACTATGAAGATGTTCAACTTATTCCTAATAAAAGTATTGTAAGCAGCAGATCAGAATGTGATACAACAATTGAATTTGGCGGTAGAACATTTAATTTGCCAGTCGTACCGGCTAATATGCAAACGGTTATTGATGAAACATTAGCTATTTGGTTAGCAGAAAATAACTTTTTCTATGTGATGCACCGTTTTGATGAAGAAGACAGAATCCCTTTTATCCAACGAATGAATGAAAAAGGACTATATTCTTCGATTAGTGTAGGCGTAAAAGCAGCAGAATACACATTTATTGAAACTTTAGCAAAAGAAAATTTAGTACCAGAATACATTACGATCGATATTGCTCATGGACACTCTGACTTAGTGATTAATATGATTCACCATATCAAGAAGTACTTACCCGGAACATTTTTGATTGCAGGGAATGTTGGTACTCCAGAAGCTGTTCGCGAATTAGAAAATGCTGGGGCTGATGCGACTAAAGTAGGTATTGGACCAGGAAAAGTATGTATCACAAAACTAAAAACAGGATTTGGTACTGGTGGCTGGCAATTAGCTGCATTGCGTTTATGTGCTAAAGCTGCAAGAAAGCCATTGATTGCTGATGGAGGAGTACGAGATCACGGCGATATCGCTAAATCGATTCGTTTCGGAGCATCTATGGTCATGATGGGTTCTTTATTCTCTGGACATGATCAATCTCCAGGAGAAACGATTGAAAAAGATGGCAAAATGTACAAAGAATACTTTGGTAGTGCATCAGAATACCAAAAAGGTGAACATAAGAACGTTGAAGGCAAGAAAATTCTTGTAGAATACAAAGGCGATATCGCTGAAACATTATTGGAAATGAAACAAGATTTACAATCATCTATTTCATATGCTGGTGGAAATGACGTAGAGTCGATTCGCAAAGTTGACTATGTTATTGTTAAAAATTCAATATTTAACGGAGATCGTTAG
- the map gene encoding type I methionyl aminopeptidase, with the protein MITLKSQREIDAMDESGTILANMHIALRDFIKPGITSWDIEEFAHKFILENDAIPEQIGFEGYEYATCISINDEICHGFPRKEVLKNGDLIKVDTVINLKGALSDSCWSYVVGESTAEKDHLMEVTLKAMYKGIEQAQAGNRIGDIGHAIQTYVESENLSIVREFLGHGVGPTLHEAPNVPSYGQAGKGLRLKEGMVITIEPMVNTGTWKSKMDDNGWTARTKDGGLSCQFEHTLAITKDGPRLLTSQNDQ; encoded by the coding sequence TTGATTACATTAAAGTCACAACGCGAAATCGATGCAATGGATGAATCTGGAACCATCTTAGCAAATATGCATATTGCTTTACGCGATTTTATTAAACCTGGCATAACGAGCTGGGATATTGAAGAATTCGCTCATAAATTTATCTTAGAGAATGATGCCATCCCGGAACAAATTGGTTTTGAAGGGTATGAATATGCAACATGTATCAGTATAAACGATGAAATTTGTCATGGTTTCCCAAGAAAAGAAGTTCTTAAAAATGGAGATTTGATCAAAGTTGATACGGTTATTAATTTGAAGGGTGCTTTATCAGATTCTTGCTGGAGTTATGTAGTGGGAGAATCAACTGCTGAGAAAGACCATTTAATGGAAGTTACTCTAAAAGCTATGTATAAAGGTATTGAACAGGCACAAGCTGGTAACCGTATAGGAGATATCGGTCATGCGATTCAAACTTATGTTGAAAGTGAAAACCTATCAATTGTTCGAGAATTCTTAGGACATGGTGTTGGGCCAACCTTACATGAAGCTCCGAACGTCCCTTCCTATGGACAAGCAGGTAAAGGCTTACGCTTAAAAGAAGGCATGGTCATTACTATTGAGCCTATGGTAAACACAGGAACATGGAAATCAAAAATGGATGATAACGGTTGGACTGCTCGAACAAAAGATGGAGGCCTCAGCTGTCAATTTGAACATACATTAGCGATTACGAAAGACGGCCCACGTCTTTTAACTTCTCAAAACGATCAATAA